GGCTTCATGGGCCTCGCCGGCGCCCAGCAGGTGACGGGCTCGGTCACCACCGGCTTCACCTCCGGCATCGACGCGGGCATCGGCTTCGACGCCATCACGGTCGCGCTGCTCGGCGGCTCGACCCCCTGGGGCACCTTCTTCGCCGGGCTGCTCTTCGGCGCGTTCAAGGCCGGGGGCTTCCGCATGCAGGCCGCCGAGGGTGTGCCGATCGACATCATCCTGGTCGTGCAGTCGTTCATCGTGCTGTTCATCGCAGCGCCACCGCTCGTGCGCGCGATGTTCGGCCTGCCGCAGGCGGGCAAGAAGTCGCGCAGGCAGCGCCGCGATGAGGCAGCGCTCAAGGCCATGACCGAGCAGAAGGGAGCGCAGGCATGACCGCCCAGCAGCCCGTCGGCGCGCAGGCGCCCTCTCCCGTCGAGACGATCGAGCTCGAGCGGGCCGTCGTCAAGCACTGGAAGGCACCGATCTCCTACGCGGTGCTCACGGTCGTGGCGCTCATCCTGATGGTGCTGCTCGGCCGCGACGGCGACGCCACCCTGCGCCTCGCGTCCCGCGGCGACTTCTTCGCGCTCCCCGACGCCGTGCTGCCCGCGCGGCCGACCGGCATCGTCGTCGTCGTCCTGCTCGCCGCGCTCACCGCCCTGTCGTTCTGGGCGGCCGCCACGGCGCGCAAGGTGGGCATGTGGCTGCCCATCGTGTTCGGCGTGCTCTTCGTGGTGGGCTTCCTCACCTGGGCGGGCGCGGGCGCCATGATCCCGATCGCCGGTCTGCTGTTCGCGACCGTCGGCCTCTCGGTGCCGCTGATCTTCGGTGCGATGGGCGGGGTGATCTCCGAGCGCGCCGGCGTCGTCAACATCGCCATCGAGGCGCAGCTGCTCTGCGGCGCCTTCACCGGTGCCGTCGTCGCCTCGACCACCGGCGTCACGATGCTCGGCGTGCTGGCCGCGATGCTCGCCGCCGTGCTGGTGTCGATGGTGCTCGCGGTCTTCGCGATCCGCTACTTCGTCGAGCAGGTCATCGTCGGCGTCGTGCTCAACGTGCTGGTCACAGGGCTCACGAACTTCTTCTACTCCTCGGTGCTCACCGACAACCCTGCGCTCAACAGCCCCGAGCGCCTGCCGAAGATCCCCATCCCGCTGCTCGAGGGCATCCCGCTCCTGGGCCCGGCGCTGTTCAAGCAGTCGATCATCGTCTACGCGATGTACATCGTGGTGCCGCTCATCGCCTGGGGCCTGTTCAAGACCACCTGGGGCCTGCGCCTGCGTGCGACCGGCGAGCACCCGCTCGCGGCCGACACCGTCGGCATCAAGGTCACGAAGGTGCGGTTCTGGAACGTCTCGCTCGCCGGTGCGGTCGCGGGCCTCGGCGGCGCCTACTTCACGCTCGACTCGAACGGCGCCTTCACGCGAGAGATGACGGCGGGCCTGGGCTACATCGCGCTCGCGGCGGTCATCTTCGGCCAGTGGCACCCGATCAAGGCGACCCTGGCAGCGCTGCTGTTCGGCTTCGCCTCCGCCCTGCAGCAGACGCTGGGCGCGATCGGCTCGCCGGTGCCGAGCGAGTTCATGCTCATGCTCCCGTACATCATCACGATCCTCGCGGTGGCCGGCTTCATCGGGCAGTCGCGGGCGCCGGCGGCCAGCGGCAAGCCATACATCAAGCAATAGGGGCCGCGATGATCGAGATCGACTGGCAGGTGCTGCACGCGCGCGCCATCGAGGCGACAGCCAGCGCCTATGCGCCCTACTCGGGCTTCCCCGTCGGCGCGGCCGCGCTGGTCGACGACGGTCGCATCGTCGCCGGCGCCAACATCGAGAACGCCGCCTACGGCGTGACGCTCTGCGCCGAGTGCTCGCTCGTGAGCGAGATGATCATGGGCGGCGGCGGCAGGATCGTGGCCTTCGCGTGCGTCAACGGCGACGGCGACCGCCTGATGCCGTGCGGCCGCTGCAGGCAGCTGCTCTCCGAGCACGCGGCGCCCGGCATGCTGCTCGACACCGTCAGCGGCATCCGGACCATGGACGAGGTGCTGCCGGATGCCTTCGGCCCGGCAGCGCTGGACGACTACGCACAGCAGCAGAGGAGCGAACCCCGTGGCTGAGGCCTTCGACGCCGTCGACATCATCCGCACGAAGCGCGACAAGGGCGCGCTCTCGACCGAGCAGATCGACTGGCTCATCGACGCCTACACGCGCGGCTACGTCGACGACCCGCAGATGGCGGCGCTCGCGATGGCCATCCTGCTCAACGGCATGGAGCGGCGCGAGATCCACGACCTGACCTTGGCGATGATCGCGTCCGGCGAGCGGATGGACTTCTCCTCGCTCGACGCGCCGACGGTCGACAAGCACTCCACCGGCGGCGTCGGCGACAAGATCACGCTGCCCCTCATGCCGCTCGTGGCGGCCTTCGGCGCCGCTGTGCCGCAGCTCTCCGGCCGCGGTCTCGGCCACACCGGCGGCACGCTCGACAAGCTGGAGTCGATCCCCGGCTGGCGCGCCGACCTGACGAACGAGGCGATGCTCGAGCAGCTCCGCACGGTGGGCGGCGTCGTCTGCGCGGCCGGTTCCGGTCTCGCTCCCGCCGACAAGCGGCTCTATGCCCTCCGCGACATCACCGGCACGGTCGAGGCCATCCCGCTCATCGCATCCTCGATCATGTCGAAGAAGATCGCTGAGGGCACCGGCGCCCTCGTGCTCGACGTGAAGTTCGGCTCTGGCGCCTTCATGCAGGAGTTCGAGCGGGCGCGCGAGCTGGCGCTCACGATGGTCGAGCTCGGCCGCGACTCCGGCGTCGAGACGCGCGCGCTGCTCACGACCATGGACACCCCGCTCGGCCTCACGATCGGCAACGCCAACGAGGTGCGCGAGTCGGTCGAGGTGCTCGCGGGCGGCGGCCCGGCCGACGTCGTCGAGCTCACGGTCGCGCTGGCGCGCGAGATGCTGGATGCGGTGGGAAAGCCGGATGCGGACGTCGAGGCGGCGCTCGCCGACGGACGGGCGATGGATGTGTGGCGCCGGTTCGTCCTCGCGCAGGGCGGCGACCCCGACGCGGCGCTGCCCACCCCCAACGAGACGCACACGGTGGTGGCGGAGTCCGACGGCGTGCTGGCGCGCCAGGAGGCGCTGCCCTTCGGCATCGCCGCGTGGCGCCTGGGCGCTGGGCGCGCGCGGGCGAGCGACCCGGTCGTGCACGCCGCGGGCATCGACCTGCATGTCAAGCCCGGCGACGCCGTGCGCGCGGGCGATCCGCTCTGGACGATCTCGGCCGACGACGCATCCCGCATCCCTCGGGCGCTCGAAGCGCTCGAGGGCGCCTGGGAGCTCGTTGCCCCCGGCACCGTCGTCGAGGTGCCGCCGATCGTGCGCGAGCGCATCGCCTAGCGCGCTGGAGCTGAAAGCGTCGACCCTTTCGGGTCGACGCCGCGACGCCAGCGCCGAGGCCCGTCCCGGGCCGAGGTTGAGCGTGCGCCCAGCAGGTGTCCAGCCGACCGCTGGCGATCGGTGCTTGGCTGAGGCTCCCGGAATCGAAGGAGTCCGTCATGACCCAGAGCCCGAACCCCGCCACGCCGTCGGCAGTCCAGCCCGGCGGCTACGCGCCCGCCGAGCCGAAGACCCTCAGCATCGTCAGCCTCGTGCTGGGCCTTGCATCCGTCTTCCTCGGCCTGACGTTCCTGGTGCCGATCGCCGGCATCGTCACCGGCGCGATGGCGCGGAAGCGGGAGCCCGCCGGTCGCACGATCGCCCTGTGGGGCATCTGGCTCTCGATCGTCATGCTCGTGGTCGGCATCCTGCTCTGGATCCTCGTGGGCGGCTTCATCCTGGCCGCGCTGGGCATCGCGGCGGCATCCGGAGCCTGATCCGCGCCATGGTGCCGTGTCGCGTGTCGCGGCCAGATACGATCGAAGCCCCAGGCACCCGGACGATGGAGGCGGAATGAGCCGGTACGAGGTCGATGGCGTCGACATCCAGACGCTGCCAAAGGTCAGCCTCCACGACCACCTCGATGGCGGGCTGCGGCCGCAGACCATCCTCGAGCTCGGTGACGAGATCGGGCTCGAGCTGCCCGCGAGCGACGCTGCGTCGCTCGGCGAGTGGTTCGCCACGCAGTCGAACTCCGGCTCGCTGCCGGAGTACCTGAAGACGTTCGACATCACGACGGCGGTCATGCAGACCGAGCACGGCCTGCACCGCGTCGCGAAGGAGTTCGTGCTCGACCTCGCCGAGGACGGCGTGATCTACGGCGAGATCCGCTGGGCACCCGAGCAGCACCTGCAGCGCGGCCTCTCGCTCGACGCAGCCGTCGAGGCCGTGCAGGCCGGCATCGAGGAGGCCATCGGTCTCGTCGCCAGCCACGGCGGGCGCATCCGCGTCGGCCAGCTCGTGAGCGCCATGCGCCACCTCGACCGCGCAGACGAGATCGCAGAGCTCGCGCTCCGGCACCGCGGCAAGGGCGCCGTCGGCTTCGACATCGCGGGGCCGGAGGACGGCTTCCCGGCCTCGCGCCTGCAGTCCGCGTTCGACATCCTCGCGAAGGCGCACTTCCCGGCCACCGTGCACGCGGGCGAGGGTGCAGGGATCGACTCGATCACCGACGCGCTCTTCTCCGGTCGTGCGCTGCGGCTCGGCCACGGCACGCGCATCGCCGAGGACATCGTGGTCGAGGAGGAGTCCGACGAGGCGATCGTCGTGCGCCTCGGCGAGGTCGCAGAGTGGGTCAAGGATCGCCAGATCGCGCTGGAGGTCAGCCCTTCCTCCAACCTGCAGACCGGCACGATCGCACAGTGGGGCGAGTCGCTCGCCGATCACCCGATCGATCTGCTGCACCAGCTGGGCTTCTGCGTCACGGTCAACACCGACAACCGCCTGCAGTCGAGCACGACGCTGACGCGCGAGCTCGGGCTGCTGGTCGAGACCTTCGAGTGGGATCTCGACGACCTCGAGCAGGTGGCGCAGAACGCCGCGGCCAGCGCCTTCTGCACCTTCGAGGAGAGCGAGCAGCTCGCCGACGAGATCTCCGACGGGTTCGACGACCTCCGATGACCCTGCCGCTCGATCGGGCGACCTTCTCGCCGGGGGTCCACGCCGCCGATTGGCGTGCCGCCGTGCGCGCCGCGGGCGTCGATCTGGTGACCGCCGGCGCGGTCGGGCGCGCCTACGTCGAGGAGCTCGTGCAGCAGATCGAGCAGTCCGGCCCCTTCTGCGTGGTGGCGCCGGGCGTCGCCGTGCCGCACGCGAAGGCCAGCGCCGTCGTGCGCCGCGACGCGCTCGCGATCGTCGTGCTCGACGAGCCGGTCGCCTTCGGGCACCCGCACCACGACCCGGTGCAGGTCGTGATCGGGCTCGCCGCGACGAGCCCCAAGCGCCATCTGCGCATGCTCTCAGAGCTCGCCAACGCCCTGGACGCATCCGGGGTCATCGACCGCCTGGGTGCCGCAGCGTCGCGCGACGAGGCGATCGCAGCGCTGCAGGGCTGACGCCGCCCGCGGGGCGCTGGGGCGTCGGAGCGATCAGTCGGCCAGCGAGCGCGCCGCCGTCCGCAGGCCACTGCCCTCGGGCGCATGGCCGGGATCGGTGCCGAGCTCGACGACGCGATTGGCGTCGTCGACGAAGACGACCGACGGCGAGAACGTGCGCGCCTCGGCGTCGTCGAGCTGTGCGTAGGCGATCACGATCACGGTGTCGCCGACGTGCACGAGGCGCGCCGCGGCGCCGTTGATGCAGAGGATGCCGCTGCCGCGCTCGCCGGGGAGGGCGTAGGTCGTCAGCCGCGAGCCGTTGTCGACGTCGACGACGTCGACCTGCTGGCCGGGGAGGATGTCTGCGGCGTCGAGCAGATCCTGGTCGATCGTGATCGAGCCGACGTAGTGCAGCTCGGCCTGCGTGACTGTCGCCCGGTGGATCTTGCCCTGCAGCATCGTGCGCAGCATCCGCATCCCTCTCTACGCGCCTCGCTCCGACAGCGACGCGACGAAGTCGTGGATCGATCTGCGCAGGTCGTGCTCGGTGGACCATCCGGTCTCTGAGATCAGACGGGATGCGTCGCCGGTCACGGAGGACTGATCGAGTGCGCGGCGCTGCTGGATCTGCACCGGTGGCTCGTCGATCCCGAGCACCGCGCAGATCGTGCGCAGGACCTCCCAGCCACTGGCGGACGCACCGCTCGCGACGTTGTAGACCGGCGATGCGAGCTGCTCGGCCTCGAGCAGCAGTCGGTATGCCCGGACGACGTCACGGACGTCGGTGTAGTCGCGACGGCCATCGAGGCTGCCGGCCTGCAGCGGCTCACCCGGCCCGAGCGCCTGCAGCTTCGAGACGAGATCCGGCACGATGAAGCCGCGCCGCTGCCCGGGGCCGATGTGGTTGAAGGGCCGCACCACCACGGTGTCGAGACCTCGCTTGCGGTAGTAGGCCGCCTGGCTCTCGACGAGCACCTTCGAGACGGCGTAGGGCGAGTCGTACCCGAACGGCGCCGACTCGGTGGTCGGCGACTCGGCCTGCGCGTCGTACACCGAGCCGCTGCTGACGACCAGGATTCGGCTCTGGCTCTGGCTCGCCAGCAGCGGTTCGCACAGGTTCGTCATCATCGCGCTGTTCGACTCGATGTAGCGCTGCGGGTCGTCGAACGAGGGGCCGACCGCAGCCAGCGCAGCGAGATGCACGATGGCGTCGTAGTCGCTCGTGGGCAGCGGCTCCGCGGTCAGATCGTGCGAGAAGTAGTCGGTCAGGCCGACCGTGTGCGAGGCATCGCCGGCCGAGGTTCCGTAGACCGCATGGCCAGCAGCCACGAGCTCCTGCGTCAGTGCGATGCCCACGAACCCGCTCGCGCCGGTGACGAGCACGCGACCAGACCTCATCCTGCCCTCGGCGCTCTCGTCGGTGCGCGACGTCAGGATGAGCGGTTGCCGTCGAGGAGGCTGATGTCGTGCGCCACCATCCGGCTCACGAGCCCTGCGAAGTCGACCTCGCGCTTCCAGCCGAGCACATCCTCGGCCTTCGCGGGGTTGCCCAGCAGGATGTCGACCTCTGCCGGGCGGGTGAAGGCCTCGTTGCGGCGGACGTAGGGGTGCCAGTCGTCGACGCCGATCGCGTTGAACGCCTGCGAGAGGAAGTCCTCGATGGAGTGCGTCTCACCGGTGGCGAGCACGAAGTCGTCGGGCTCGCTGTGCTGCATCATCTGCCACATGCCGCGCACGTAGTCGCCCGCGTAGCCCCAGTCGCGCTTCGGCCAGAGGTCGCCGAGCTCGACGTGGTCCTGGAGGCCGAGCGAGATCCGCGCGACCGCGTTCGAGATCTTGCGCGTGACGAACTCGAGCCCGCGTCGCTCGCCCTCGTGGTTGAACAGGATGCCGCACGAGGCGAACATGCCGTAGCTCTCACGGAAGTTCTTCGTGATCCAGTGCCCGTAGAGCTTCGCGACGCCGTAAGGGCTGCGGGGATGGAACGGCGAGTGCTCGTCGTATCCCAGTCCGGGACGGTTGTAGTCGAGCCCGCCGTACATCTCCGACGTGGAGGCCTGGTAGAAGCGAGTCGACGATCCTCGACCGGTGAGGCGGATGGCCTCGAGGCAGTTCAGCACGCCACCGGCGGTCGTGTCGAGCGTCAAGGTGGGGTTCTTGAACGAGTATCCGACGTGGCTGATCGCGGCGAGGTTGTAGAACTCGTCCGGGTCGGCCTGCTCGACCGCGCGGATGATCGACGCGGAGTCCAGCAGGTCAGCCTCGATCAGCGTGACGTTCGGGTACTCGTCGAGGAACTCGCTCTTCTTGACGTTGCTCTGGCCCCGGATGACACCGAAGACCTGGTAGTCCTGCTCCAGCAGCAGCTGCGCGAGGTGCCCGCCGTCCTGCCCCGTGATACCGGTGATGAGCGCCGACCTCTGGCCCAAGATGACCTCCTGCGTGCTTGGCTGAGTAGTGGCGCCAGTATGCCACAGGCGCCGGCTGCGGCCCGTCCCGGCTCAGCCCTCGAGCAGCGGCCGCGCGGCCTCCGAGAGCGCCGCGACGCGCGCACGGGCGGTGCGGATGCGCTGCGCCGGAGGGCCCTCGGTGCTCGTCGCGTCGATGTAGACCTTGACCTTCGGCTCGGTGCCGCTCGGGCGCACCATGAGGCGCGAGCCGTCGTCGAGCGTGAAGCGCAGGATGTCGCCGATCGCACCGTGCTCGGGCAGCGAGAGGTCGTCCGCCGCGAGCACCGCGGCGCCCGCGAGCTCGGTCGGCGGCTCGGCGCGCAGCGCGGCCATGGTGGCGGGGATGCGCGCCAGGTCGGTGACGCGCACGCTCACCTGGCCCGACTCGAAGGCGCCGAACTCACCGGCGAGGGCCAGCAGCTCCTCCGACAGGGACGAGCCGCGCTCGTGCAGCTCGCTCGCGAGGGTCAGCACGCGCACCAGCGCCGATATGCCGTCCTTGTCGCGCACCGTGCCGGGGTTCACGAGGTAGCCGAGCGCCTCCTCGTAGCCGTAGCTCAGGCCCGGCACGCGCGAGACCCACTTGAAGCCCGTGAGCGTCTGCACGAACTCCAGCCCGTGCGCCTCGGCGATCACGCCCAGCCCGGGGGAGGAGACGATGGACGCGGCGAGCACGCCGTGCCCGCGGGCGGAGCGTGCGGCATCCCAGCCGAGCAGCAGGCCCACCTCGTTGCCGGTGAGCATGCGCCAGCCGGTCGGCCCGTCATCGGGCACGGCCACCGCGAGCCGGTCGGCGTCGGGGTCGTTCGCGACGATGAGCTCTGCGCCCTCCGCGGTCGCGAGCGCCATGGCGAGGTCGAGTGCGCCCGGCTCCTCGGGGTTGGGGAAGTCGACGGTGGGGAAGGCGCCGTCGGGCTGCGCCTGCTCGGGCACCGGGATGACGGCGGGGAAGCCCGCGACCGCCAGCACGGCCTCGACCGTCTCGAGCCCCACGCCGTGCAGGGGCGTGTAGACGACCTTCGGGCCCGTGGAGCCCGGCATGCCCTGGTCGGGCTGCCCGATCGCCGCGGTGGCCTCGACGTAGGCGCGCCAGACACCCTCGCCAGCGATCTCGACCTCACCGCGCGGGTAGTCGGAGACCGGCGTCGCGGCGGCCTCCTCGATGCGCGCGGCGATCTCGCCGTCGACCGGCGGCACGATCTGGCTGCCCTCGTCTGCGCCGCCCAGGTAGACCTTGTAGCCGTTGTCGGCAGGCGGGTTGTGGCTCGCCGTCACCATCACGCCGGCGCTCGTGCCCAGGTGCCGCACGGCGAAGGCGGCGACGGGTGTCGGCAGCAGTCGCGGCAGCAGGATCGCGCGCACCCCGGCGCCCGCGAAGACCTCTGCGGCATCGCGCGCGAACTGCTCGGAGCCGCGCCGGCCGTCCCAGCCGATGACGATCGAGGGATGCGGCTCACGGCCCACGAGGAAGGCGGCGAGTCCGGCGGATGCCTGCTGCACGACGACGCGGTTCATGCGGTTCGGGCCGGGCGCGATCCGACCGCGCAGCCCGGCCGTGCCGAACTGCAGGCGGCCCGTGAACGCATCCGTCACCTCTGCCAGCGCGACCTCGTCGCCAGCCTCAGCGGCGGCGATCGACGCCTCGAGCTCGGCGCGCGTCTCGGCGTCGGGGTCGCCCGCGAGCCAGGCGCGGGCCGCGGTGAGGGCCTCGGCGCTCATGCCGCGTTGCCGATCGCCGCGACGACGTCGGCCAGCAGGCGTCCGAGGCGGCCCTCGGCCTCGCGGCCCGCCTCGATGACCTCCTGGTGCGAGAGCGGCGTCGACTGGATGCCGGCGGCCAGGTTGGTGATGAGGCTGAGCCCCAGCACCTCCATGCCGGCCTCGCGGGCCGCGATCGCCTCGAGGGCGGTCGACATGCCGCAGATGTGACCGCCGATCGCCTTCGCCATCTGCACCTCGGCGGGCGTCTCGTAGTGCGGGCCGCGGAACTGCACGTAGACGCCCTCGTCGAGGCTCGCGTCGACGGTGCGCGCGACATCGCGCAGCCGCGGGGAGTAGAGGTCGGTGAGGTCGACGAAGGTGGCCCCCTCGAGCGGCGAGTCGGCCGTCAGGTTGAGGTGGTCGCTGATGAGCACGGGCTGGCCGGGCGTCCAGTCGGGCTTGATGCCGCCCGCGCCGTTGGTCAGCACCATGATCGACGCGCCCGTCGCGGCCGCGGTGCGCACCGAGTGCACCACCCTGCGCACGCCGTGGCCCTCGTAGTAGTGGGTGCGGGCGCCGATCACGAGCGCCCGGCGGCCGTCGTCGGTGAGCACGGAGCGGATGGTGCCCACGTGCCCCTCGAGCGCGGGCTTCGAGAAGCCGGTCACCTCGGTGGCGGGGATCGTGTGGGTTGTCTCGCCGATGAGATCGGCGGCCTTCGCCCAGCCGGAGCCCAGCGTGAGGGCGATGTCATGCTGGTCGACGCCGGTGATGCGGCGGATGTCGTCGGCGGCCTTCTGGGCGACGTCACGAGGGTCTGCTGGGGGGTCGAGCGGGTGCGTCATGGCGCCCACTCTAGAGCGGGCAGCCGCTTCGCCCGTGCTGCGCGCACCTAGGCTTGACCACCATGGCCAGCGGCGCGACGATCCACACCTTCGA
The window above is part of the Agrococcus sp. ARC_14 genome. Proteins encoded here:
- a CDS encoding NAD-dependent epimerase/dehydratase family protein, giving the protein MRSGRVLVTGASGFVGIALTQELVAAGHAVYGTSAGDASHTVGLTDYFSHDLTAEPLPTSDYDAIVHLAALAAVGPSFDDPQRYIESNSAMMTNLCEPLLASQSQSRILVVSSGSVYDAQAESPTTESAPFGYDSPYAVSKVLVESQAAYYRKRGLDTVVVRPFNHIGPGQRRGFIVPDLVSKLQALGPGEPLQAGSLDGRRDYTDVRDVVRAYRLLLEAEQLASPVYNVASGASASGWEVLRTICAVLGIDEPPVQIQQRRALDQSSVTGDASRLISETGWSTEHDLRRSIHDFVASLSERGA
- a CDS encoding DUF4190 domain-containing protein; translation: MTQSPNPATPSAVQPGGYAPAEPKTLSIVSLVLGLASVFLGLTFLVPIAGIVTGAMARKREPAGRTIALWGIWLSIVMLVVGILLWILVGGFILAALGIAAASGA
- a CDS encoding purine-nucleoside phosphorylase; protein product: MTHPLDPPADPRDVAQKAADDIRRITGVDQHDIALTLGSGWAKAADLIGETTHTIPATEVTGFSKPALEGHVGTIRSVLTDDGRRALVIGARTHYYEGHGVRRVVHSVRTAAATGASIMVLTNGAGGIKPDWTPGQPVLISDHLNLTADSPLEGATFVDLTDLYSPRLRDVARTVDASLDEGVYVQFRGPHYETPAEVQMAKAIGGHICGMSTALEAIAAREAGMEVLGLSLITNLAAGIQSTPLSHQEVIEAGREAEGRLGRLLADVVAAIGNAA
- a CDS encoding phospho-sugar mutase — its product is MSAEALTAARAWLAGDPDAETRAELEASIAAAEAGDEVALAEVTDAFTGRLQFGTAGLRGRIAPGPNRMNRVVVQQASAGLAAFLVGREPHPSIVIGWDGRRGSEQFARDAAEVFAGAGVRAILLPRLLPTPVAAFAVRHLGTSAGVMVTASHNPPADNGYKVYLGGADEGSQIVPPVDGEIAARIEEAAATPVSDYPRGEVEIAGEGVWRAYVEATAAIGQPDQGMPGSTGPKVVYTPLHGVGLETVEAVLAVAGFPAVIPVPEQAQPDGAFPTVDFPNPEEPGALDLAMALATAEGAELIVANDPDADRLAVAVPDDGPTGWRMLTGNEVGLLLGWDAARSARGHGVLAASIVSSPGLGVIAEAHGLEFVQTLTGFKWVSRVPGLSYGYEEALGYLVNPGTVRDKDGISALVRVLTLASELHERGSSLSEELLALAGEFGAFESGQVSVRVTDLARIPATMAALRAEPPTELAGAAVLAADDLSLPEHGAIGDILRFTLDDGSRLMVRPSGTEPKVKVYIDATSTEGPPAQRIRTARARVAALSEAARPLLEG
- the panD gene encoding aspartate 1-decarboxylase, with translation MLRTMLQGKIHRATVTQAELHYVGSITIDQDLLDAADILPGQQVDVVDVDNGSRLTTYALPGERGSGILCINGAAARLVHVGDTVIVIAYAQLDDAEARTFSPSVVFVDDANRVVELGTDPGHAPEGSGLRTAARSLAD
- a CDS encoding adenosine deaminase → MSRYEVDGVDIQTLPKVSLHDHLDGGLRPQTILELGDEIGLELPASDAASLGEWFATQSNSGSLPEYLKTFDITTAVMQTEHGLHRVAKEFVLDLAEDGVIYGEIRWAPEQHLQRGLSLDAAVEAVQAGIEEAIGLVASHGGRIRVGQLVSAMRHLDRADEIAELALRHRGKGAVGFDIAGPEDGFPASRLQSAFDILAKAHFPATVHAGEGAGIDSITDALFSGRALRLGHGTRIAEDIVVEEESDEAIVVRLGEVAEWVKDRQIALEVSPSSNLQTGTIAQWGESLADHPIDLLHQLGFCVTVNTDNRLQSSTTLTRELGLLVETFEWDLDDLEQVAQNAAASAFCTFEESEQLADEISDGFDDLR
- a CDS encoding GDP-mannose 4,6-dehydratase, giving the protein MGQRSALITGITGQDGGHLAQLLLEQDYQVFGVIRGQSNVKKSEFLDEYPNVTLIEADLLDSASIIRAVEQADPDEFYNLAAISHVGYSFKNPTLTLDTTAGGVLNCLEAIRLTGRGSSTRFYQASTSEMYGGLDYNRPGLGYDEHSPFHPRSPYGVAKLYGHWITKNFRESYGMFASCGILFNHEGERRGLEFVTRKISNAVARISLGLQDHVELGDLWPKRDWGYAGDYVRGMWQMMQHSEPDDFVLATGETHSIEDFLSQAFNAIGVDDWHPYVRRNEAFTRPAEVDILLGNPAKAEDVLGWKREVDFAGLVSRMVAHDISLLDGNRSS
- a CDS encoding PTS sugar transporter subunit IIA, whose amino-acid sequence is MTLPLDRATFSPGVHAADWRAAVRAAGVDLVTAGAVGRAYVEELVQQIEQSGPFCVVAPGVAVPHAKASAVVRRDALAIVVLDEPVAFGHPHHDPVQVVIGLAATSPKRHLRMLSELANALDASGVIDRLGAAASRDEAIAALQG
- a CDS encoding ABC transporter permease yields the protein MTAQQPVGAQAPSPVETIELERAVVKHWKAPISYAVLTVVALILMVLLGRDGDATLRLASRGDFFALPDAVLPARPTGIVVVVLLAALTALSFWAAATARKVGMWLPIVFGVLFVVGFLTWAGAGAMIPIAGLLFATVGLSVPLIFGAMGGVISERAGVVNIAIEAQLLCGAFTGAVVASTTGVTMLGVLAAMLAAVLVSMVLAVFAIRYFVEQVIVGVVLNVLVTGLTNFFYSSVLTDNPALNSPERLPKIPIPLLEGIPLLGPALFKQSIIVYAMYIVVPLIAWGLFKTTWGLRLRATGEHPLAADTVGIKVTKVRFWNVSLAGAVAGLGGAYFTLDSNGAFTREMTAGLGYIALAAVIFGQWHPIKATLAALLFGFASALQQTLGAIGSPVPSEFMLMLPYIITILAVAGFIGQSRAPAASGKPYIKQ
- a CDS encoding thymidine phosphorylase, coding for MAEAFDAVDIIRTKRDKGALSTEQIDWLIDAYTRGYVDDPQMAALAMAILLNGMERREIHDLTLAMIASGERMDFSSLDAPTVDKHSTGGVGDKITLPLMPLVAAFGAAVPQLSGRGLGHTGGTLDKLESIPGWRADLTNEAMLEQLRTVGGVVCAAGSGLAPADKRLYALRDITGTVEAIPLIASSIMSKKIAEGTGALVLDVKFGSGAFMQEFERARELALTMVELGRDSGVETRALLTTMDTPLGLTIGNANEVRESVEVLAGGGPADVVELTVALAREMLDAVGKPDADVEAALADGRAMDVWRRFVLAQGGDPDAALPTPNETHTVVAESDGVLARQEALPFGIAAWRLGAGRARASDPVVHAAGIDLHVKPGDAVRAGDPLWTISADDASRIPRALEALEGAWELVAPGTVVEVPPIVRERIA
- a CDS encoding cytidine deaminase, with translation MIEIDWQVLHARAIEATASAYAPYSGFPVGAAALVDDGRIVAGANIENAAYGVTLCAECSLVSEMIMGGGGRIVAFACVNGDGDRLMPCGRCRQLLSEHAAPGMLLDTVSGIRTMDEVLPDAFGPAALDDYAQQQRSEPRG